The proteins below come from a single Drosophila kikkawai strain 14028-0561.14 chromosome 3R, DkikHiC1v2, whole genome shotgun sequence genomic window:
- the bap gene encoding homeobox protein bagpipe, with translation MLNMESASVGGGAMAGLSKSLTTPFSINDILTRSNPEARRVSSVDSEPEPEKFRPSDRSERSTSKSPPLCCRDLSLYKFSSAKEMPPNPRQQQQQQQQTANYLQYYAAALENNNNNSSNHHHQATIQQNPSNSSAADYMQRKLAYFGSTLAAPLDMRRCTSNDSDCDSPPPLSSSPSESPLSHDGNGLSRKKRSRAAFSHAQVFELERRFAQQRYLSGPERSEMAKSLRLTETQVKIWFQNRRYKTKRKQIQQHEAALLGASKRVPVQVLVREDGSTTYAHMAGPGTGHGLDPALINIYRHQLQLAYGGLPLPQMQMPFPYFYPQPKVPQPIPPPTQSSSFVTASSASSSPIPIPGAVRPQRTPCPSPNDQGMKMESGAEGNNSGAEDMDENVEID, from the exons ATGCTAAATATGGAAAGTGCGAGTGTGGGCGGCGGTGCCATGGCGGGTCTGAGCAAATCCCTTACAACGCCCTTCTCCATCAACGATATCCTCACGCGCAGCAATCCGGAGGCGCGGCGTGTGTCCAGCGTGGACTCCGAGCCGGAACCAGAGAAATTTCGACCCTCCGATAGATCCGAGCGATCCACCTCCAAATCCCCGCCTCTATGCTGTCGCGATCTTAGCCTGTACAAGTTCTCCAGCGCCAAGGAGATGCCACCGAAtcccaggcagcagcagcagcagcagcaacaaactGCAAATTATCTTCAATATTATGCGGCGGCTttagaaaacaacaacaacaacagcagcaatcaTCATCACCAGGCAACCATCCAACAAAATCCATCAAACTCCAGTGCCGCGGACTATATGCAACGTAAATTGGCCTATTTTGGGTCCACCCTTGCCGCTCCCTTGGACATGAGGCGGTGCACCAGCAACGATTCCG ACTGCGACTCACCGCCGCCGCTGAGCAGTTCGCCCTCCGAGTCGCCGCTTTCCCATGACGGCAATGGTCTCAGTCGCAAGAAGCGCTCGCGGGCTGCCTTCAGCCATGCCCAGGTGTTCGAGCTGGAGCGTCGTTTTGCCCAACAGCGTTACCTATCCGGACCAGAGCGCAGCGAGATGGCCAAGAGTCTGCGGCTGACCGAGACGCAGGTGAAGATCTGGTTCCAGAATCGCCGCTACAAGACCAAACGCAAGCAGATCCAGCAGCATGAGGCGGCTCTCCTGGGTGCCAGTAAGCGGGTTCCCGTTCAGGTTCTGGTCCGGGAGGATGGCAGCACCACCTACGCCCATATGGCTGGGCCGGGAACGGGACATGGTCTGGATCCGGCGCTGATCAACATCTATCGCCATCAGCTGCAGTTGGCCTACGGCGGCCTGCCGCTGCCCCAGATGCAGATGCCGTTCCCGTACTTCTATCCCCAGCCCAAGGTCCCACAGCCCATACCACCGCCCACACAATCCTCGAGCTTTGTGACCGCATCCTCGGCTTCCTCCTCGCCCATTCCCATCCCAGGTGCCGTGCGTCCTCAGCGAACTCCCTGCCCCAGTCCCAACGATCAGGGAATGAAGATGGAGAGTGGAGCTGAGGGCAATAATTCGGGGGCGGAGGATATGGACGAGAATGTGGAAATTGATTGA
- the Ugt49B2 gene encoding UDP-glycosyltransferase UGT5: protein MKPSTIIRFIILLLFGHGEGARILAPFFLPVRSHFMMTNAIIRELVQRGHEVTFITPFSLAKENLGANYTEVLLPLYNTWADISEIMKTSSALDMVDVPKWTAMKLAQHIGLKSTDFALAQPEIQKLIHAKDKVGKYDLLLVEQFYNEGALMLGHLYQVPVISIATFAYANYFSQLFGFITPLSYVPNVFLSCTDRMTLWQRLENVVIGAKEDFHRELFYYPAQDAIIKKYFASLLPEVPRVKELERNISAIFLNSYMPLTSPRPMTFNMISVGGLHIQPPKRLPGHIQKFLDEAEHGAIYFSLGSQVRSADMPAEKLNIFLGVFARLKQRVLWKFEDDKLPNLPGNVKVEKWLPQADILAHPKVRVFIAHGGLFGMQEAVHHAVPVLGMPFYFDQNPNIKEGISAGYAIGLDYRDISEEKLELALTELLSNPKYKDNMNRASKIFRDRPLGAMDTAMYWIDYVIEHRGAPHLVAAGVNLPWYQFYLLDVVAIIKFDNDNIFGLL, encoded by the exons ATG AAACCCTCAACTATTATCCGTTTTATAATATTGCTTCTCTTTGGACATGGGGAAGGGGCCAGAATTTTGGCACCTTTCTTTCTGCCCGTTCGAAGTCACTTTATGATGACAAATGCCATTATACGAGAGCTAGTGCAACGTGGACATGAGGTTACCTTTATAACACCATTTTCCTTGGCCAAGGAAAATCTGGGAGCCAACTACACAGAAGTTCTTTTGCCACTTTACAATACATGGGCTGATA tttctGAAATAATGAAGACCTCGTCGGCCCTGGACATGGTTGATGTACCCAAATGGACAGCTATGAAATTGGCCCAACACATTGGCCTAAAGTCAACGGATTTTGCTTTGGCCCAACCAGAGATTCAAAAGCTAATCCATGCCAAGGATAAAGTGGGAAAATATGATCTCCTCTTGGTGGAACAGTTTTACAATGAAGGAGCTTTGATGCTGGGTCATTTGTACCAAGTGCCGGTTATAAGCATAGCAACCTTTGCTTATGCCAACTATTTTAGCCAACTCTTTGGCTTTATAACGCCATTATCGTATGTGCCAAATGTTTTTCTATCCTGCACGGATAGAATGACCCTTTGGCAAAGGCTAGAAAATGTGGTAATTGGTGCTAAAGAGGATTTCCATAGAGAACTTTTCTATTATCCAGCCCAGGATGCCattataaaaaagtattttgcTAGTTTATTGCCAGAGGTGCCAAGGGTTAAGGAATTGGAAAGAAATATCTCGGCCATATTCTTGAACAGCTATATGCCCCTGACATCTCCAAGACCCATGACCTTTAACATGATCTCTGTGGGAGGACTGCACATCCAGCCACCCAAACGGTTGCCAGGACATATACAAAAGTTTCTCGATGAGGCAGAACACGGTGCTATATACTTTAGTCTGG GATCCCAAGTCCGCAGTGCTGAcatgccggccgagaagctaAACATCTTCCTTGGTGTTTTTGCCAGGCTCAAACAACGCGTTTTGTGGAAATTCGAAGATGACAAGTTGCCCAATCTCCCTGGAAATGtaaaagtggaaaagtggcTGCCACAAGCTGATATTTTGGCCCATCCTAAGGTGAGGGTTTTCATTGCCCATGGCGGACTCTTTGGCATGCAGGAGGCAGTACATCATGCGGTCCCAGTGCTGGGAATGCCTTTCTATTTCGATCAGAATCCCAATATAAAGGAAGGGATATCTGCTGGCTATGCCATTGGTCTGGACTATCGGGACATATCGGAGGAAAAGCTAGAGTTGGCCCTCACAGAGTTGCTGTCAAATCCTAAATACAAAGATAATATGAATCGAGCTTCAAAGATCTTTAGGGATCGTCCGCTCGGGGCTATGGACACGGCCATGTACTGGATAGATTATGTCATTGAACATCGTGGAGCTCCACACTTGGTGGCAGCAGGGGTAAACCTTCCCTGGTATCAATTTTATCTACTGGATGTCGTTGCTATtata AAATTCGACAATGACAACATTTTTGGTCTTCTCTAG